ATACCTAATTCGCGTTGGTGCTGTTGGAAATCCTTCGGAGGTTTCGCAAAAGGTTGTAAACAACCTCCGGCAATCGTTTCCAACCGAGAATGTTGAACTGTTAGGTGCAGATAACGTAGCTAAGACTGTCTCTACGGAGCTTGCCATTGATTCCATCCTGGCTCTGGTGGTGGCGGTAATCATTATGCTTATCTACATTGCCTTCAGGTTTGAGTTTGTGTATGGCCTCGGGTCAATTGTAGCCTTGCTGCATGACGTAGTGCTCGCATTTGTTATTTCGGTACTGTTTAACAAACTCGGCCTTCTGAACCTTGAACTCAGCATCAACTCGGTAGCCGCATATCTTACCATTCTTGGCTATTCTATTAACGACAAAGTTGTTGTGTTTGACCGGATTCGTGAAAACCGCGAAAAGCATAAGGGTATGAACCTGAGTGACCTGATTAACCTTAGCATTAACGAAACTCTGAGCCGAACGATCATTACTGGTGTTTCGGTGCTGGCTGCCTTGCTTGTGCTTATCTTTTTTGGTGGCGATGTTTTGGAAGGATTTGCCTTCACAATGTTCGTTGGTATCGTTATCGGTACATACTCGTCGATTTATATCGCTTCGTCGTTTGTGCTGTGGTACACAGACCGTGTTCTGCGTAAAGAAGTTGGAGC
This is a stretch of genomic DNA from Ignavibacteria bacterium. It encodes these proteins:
- the secF gene encoding protein translocase subunit SecF, with amino-acid sequence MDLIKKTNFDFVSSAGRLFMVSTIVAVVGIIACFIVGLDYGIDFTGGTQLTVRFNKGQVETEQIRQVISDLGYPGAQLKSFGSKGEYLIRVGAVGNPSEVSQKVVNNLRQSFPTENVELLGADNVAKTVSTELAIDSILALVVAVIIMLIYIAFRFEFVYGLGSIVALLHDVVLAFVISVLFNKLGLLNLELSINSVAAYLTILGYSINDKVVVFDRIRENREKHKGMNLSDLINLSINETLSRTIITGVSVLAALLVLIFFGGDVLEGFAFTMFVGIVIGTYSSIYIASSFVLWYTDRVLRKEVGAAHAAGAKG